From Proteus vulgaris:
GTTAATGAACACCACTAACGCTATTCTTATCATCATGCTGAGTGTTGCAACGCTTATCACTGTTTTCTGTAAAGTTAAAACTGATACCATCCTCAACTCAAGTACTTTTAAAGCAGGTATGAGTGCATGTATCTGTATTCTGGGTGTTGCATGGTTAGGTGATACTTTCGTTTCAAGTAACATTGATTGGATCAAACTGACTGCGGGTGATTTAATCACTGGTCATCCTTGGTTATTAGCCGTTATCTTCTTCTTCTGTTCTGCACTGTTATATTCACAAGCAGCAACAGCAAAAGCATTAATGCCAATGGCTTTAGCACTAGGTGTATCTCCATTAACTGCAATTGCATCTTTCTCTGCGGTTTCTGGTCTGTTCATCCTGCCAACTTACCCAACACTGGTTGCGGCAGTTCAAATGGATGACACCGGTACAACCCGTATCGGTAAATTAGTCTTCAACCACCCATTCTTTATCCCTGGTACAATTGGTGTGGTATTAGCTGTCGGATTTGGTTTCCTCTTCGGCGGTATGATCCTGTAGTTTGAAGTAAAAAATTAAAACATTGCAAAAAAGCGCCTAGCGCTTACAAGAAATAAAAAAACAAGAAAATACCCCGTCGCAAGATGGGGTATTTTCATTTTACCCTGTCGCCTCTTGCTTTCATTTTTAGTTAAAGTCTGCTAATTATGATGTTTTCGCGACAACGTGATTTAAGGAGATTTCCGTGCAACGTGAAGCATTATTAGACCACGTACTTATCAAGCTAGAGCAATACGGCTTAGCCGCAACTTTACCAGAGCTTCTTCAAGATTCGGGTATCAATGAATCTCAACTTCACCCATTTTGGCCTGATAGAGATGCCTTAATTTTTGATTGTCTTCGCCATCATGGGCAGCAAATTGATATTTGGCAACGCCAAGTGATGTTAGATGAAGAACTGACTATCGAACAAAAGTTACTTGCCCGTTATGATCAACTGGTCATACGTTTAGAGAAAAACCGTTTTCCTGGTTGTTTATTTGTTGCAGCATGTAGCGCATACCCTGATGAGCACTCTCAAATTCACCAATTAAGCCAACGTCAAAAGCAAAGCTCATTTGATTACTCTAGAACGCTACTACGCGAGCTTGATATCGAAGACAGCGAGTTAGTTGCTAAACAGATGGAACTCATCTTAGAAGGCTGTTTAAGCCGTTTAATGGTGAATCATCATGCTGATGATATTATTACAGCAAAATTATTGGCTGAGGATATTCTTAAGATTGCTCAATGCCGTAAAAATGGTGCATTAAGTTAGTTTTGAGTGTTGGAAAACGAGAAAAATGATCTGTTTTTTTGCTTGTACCCAATTTCTCTCTGCTGAGTAGCAAAAATCAAATTTAATCATCAAAAAAAGAGAAAGTTTTCTCTTTGATCTGCAAAAAAGTGAATATCTTTACTGATTGTTATTTAAGCGTTTTTTACTGAAAAATTGCTTATGATGAAAATTTAAACTCGAATAGAATAAAAAGAAAGCAAACAAACTTATTTTTGCATTTTTTATTAAAAAGACGTTGACGCATCACGCTGAATACGGTTTAATGCGCCTCGTTAGCCCGAATAGCTCAGTCGGTAGAGCAGGGGATTGAAAATCCCCGTGTCCTTGGTTCGATTCCGAGTTCGGGCACCATCTTTCATTTGTTCGTCAGTTAGTTAACTAACTGAGAGGGCAATCAAGAGCTGAAAATATAATTTGACACTGTCACTTTATGTTGGAACTCTTAAACTAAACAGTCTTGCTCAAACCAAGGCTGTTTTTTTTTATTTGTAACTTTTACTTTCTTTCCTAATCACTGTCAAATCTTGATACTCCTCCTGTTATTTTCATCACATCAATTCCGCTTCAAGTATATCTCGCAAATTATCAACACTTTCATCAATGTATTCTAATGTCGATGTAATACTGGCATGTCCTAACAGCCTTTTCACAACATAAAGATTACGTTCTGGTGATTGCATCATATGCGTTGCGACGGTATGTCGAAAACGGTGAGGTGATACAATGAAATTACATTCCGCTGATAAGCGTTTGAAAAATGAACGTAACGGGTATTCTCCCATCGTCTTTGGATGTTTCTTTCTTTTCATTAAATCAAACCATCCAACATTGAATACTTGATCTGTCAGTTCTACACCTACCTTTTGTGCTTCTTTCACTAAATTTTCTAGTGATGGGTATAATGCGGAAACAATCGGTACCCGATGTTCACGGTGATTTTTAGCGCCCTCCTCACATAGATGGATCCACTTCTCTTCAAGATTAATATCCCCCAACCTAATATGCAGAAGTTGCCCTTGGCGAATGGCGGTATAACGAAATACGTTCATTGCCGTCATCCAAAACCACGCTGGATATAATGCATTTTTTCGCCCATCACACACGTAGCCATAACCTTGCTTTTCTTCAAGTTCTAGATAGTGTGTCATTCGACGGTACATATCATCCATCTGTGATTTAGTCAGAACTTTTTTCTTTTTGGCCCCTGCACGAACCACCGTACCATTAAAAGGATTCTTTTTATGGGGTAATAATTCTTGTTCTATTCCAAAATTAAACAATGCTCTCATATGAGTCACTTTATTGTTCCATGTTCTACTTGAGCGCTTATTGTCACCTAAAACAAGATGTCGCCATTGTAGAACTGTTAATTGATCAATCTGAGCAGGATTTAACGAGGTAAATTCTTCAAATGTACGAAGAACCTTACGATAACTTCTCATTGTCGTAGGACGTAATAATTTATAATAAAAATACTGCTCAATAAGAAACTCAAAAGTGATGTCATCCATAACATGCTCATTTACAACAATCAGTAAAACACGACAATGGGTGCTGTTATCGCTGATACAAAACGAACAAACCATCAAATAACAACCATAAGACTTTAAATGATGACTTTTTTGTTGCTCCTGTTTAAAAGTCATACCATTACCTTATCAAGAGGTTCCACTCCATTAAGAGTACGTAACCATCTAGGTGCTCGCATTTCAGCAACAAAGTAATTAATTAAATCATTCAATAACCAAATAAGACTTTTTCCTTTCTCATTTGAGAAACCTAACTCTGCAAGAAATTGAGTCAGCGTAATGCAATGCTGGCAAAGCTCAGTACATTCAAAATCAAAACGAGGAAGGCTTGGTGGTATTTTATTGGCAATAAAACACTGCACCAAATGAGGAGGAATAGGCTCATCTAATGTAGATTGCAAGAGTGTTAAACAGACGTTAAGACGGCAACATAACGCCATTTTAATGGAGAGTTCTTCGCTATTAATTAATGCATCTACAAATTTGTCACAATAATCAACGAGTGTTGTGAAATCTGTTGTGGAATCGAACTGAATAGTAAGTAATGGATGAGTTGGATTAAGGGTCATTGCCATATTTAGGCATCCTCTGGTAGATTAGAGCAATCCACCACTAGAGAGGCTAATCTCGATGGAGGTGGAGTCGAACGGAGTTAGCCTTACCGGTTCTACCAGATACCGGCGCATCTGATGATGCCCCCGCTCGACCCACCATTGAGATGCGATCAAGCGTACGATATGAAAATATACCGCTGGTAGAGTTTTTCAGGAGGCTAATCCCGACACCTGATTTTGCAGGTGCGAGTGAAAGATACCGTGATTAATCAATGGGAGCAAGACTGTTTTAGTGGAGTTACTATTATTATTTTCTATCGCTGATGGATATTTCACCAAACAATTTAATAAGCAAATGTCACATTGCAAATTCATTGTAAAATCTTTATACAACAACCAGTAATGGATTTTCAGCAGGCTTATTATTGCTTGTGAATATTTTATTTGCTGGAATTAAATAACCACTTAATTTTTTAAATTGCCCTTCTAATAATTCATTTTGAAAGAGCTGACAAGTAAACATATTGCCTCGATCATCACGATGATATTTCAGTCTCTCAAACGCTTTTTGAAGCTTACTTTTATCTTGTTTA
This genomic window contains:
- the dicD gene encoding division control transcriptional repressor DicD, which codes for MQREALLDHVLIKLEQYGLAATLPELLQDSGINESQLHPFWPDRDALIFDCLRHHGQQIDIWQRQVMLDEELTIEQKLLARYDQLVIRLEKNRFPGCLFVAACSAYPDEHSQIHQLSQRQKQSSFDYSRTLLRELDIEDSELVAKQMELILEGCLSRLMVNHHADDIITAKLLAEDILKIAQCRKNGALS
- a CDS encoding tyrosine-type recombinase/integrase, with the translated sequence MDDITFEFLIEQYFYYKLLRPTTMRSYRKVLRTFEEFTSLNPAQIDQLTVLQWRHLVLGDNKRSSRTWNNKVTHMRALFNFGIEQELLPHKKNPFNGTVVRAGAKKKKVLTKSQMDDMYRRMTHYLELEEKQGYGYVCDGRKNALYPAWFWMTAMNVFRYTAIRQGQLLHIRLGDINLEEKWIHLCEEGAKNHREHRVPIVSALYPSLENLVKEAQKVGVELTDQVFNVGWFDLMKRKKHPKTMGEYPLRSFFKRLSAECNFIVSPHRFRHTVATHMMQSPERNLYVVKRLLGHASITSTLEYIDESVDNLRDILEAELM